A genome region from Chloroherpetonaceae bacterium includes the following:
- a CDS encoding RNA methyltransferase — translation MPLQKLAGAEMMRLSPEEFRLAPKHPIYVLLQNIRSMWNVGSIFRTSDAACIEELIITGYTATPPRKEIEKTALGATETVKWSYCQNPIEAIAMLRAKGVKIAALEIARPSRRYDAVQLEDFPICLVVGNEVTGIDDEVLAACDFALEIPQYGTKHSLNVAVAVGIAVFELVRVWRQYEGESAR, via the coding sequence ATGCCACTTCAGAAACTGGCAGGGGCAGAAATGATGCGCCTCTCACCTGAAGAATTTCGCTTAGCCCCGAAGCACCCGATATACGTGCTATTGCAAAACATTCGCTCAATGTGGAATGTCGGCTCAATTTTTCGCACCAGTGATGCGGCGTGCATTGAGGAGTTGATTATCACAGGCTACACTGCAACCCCACCGCGCAAAGAAATTGAAAAAACGGCATTGGGCGCAACTGAAACGGTTAAGTGGTCATACTGCCAAAATCCCATAGAAGCAATTGCGATGCTGCGTGCAAAAGGCGTCAAAATTGCGGCCCTGGAGATTGCGCGTCCCAGTCGACGCTATGATGCAGTGCAGCTCGAGGACTTTCCAATTTGCCTTGTAGTCGGCAATGAAGTAACTGGTATTGATGATGAAGTGCTGGCAGCCTGCGATTTTGCATTGGAAATTCCGCAGTATGGCACAAAGCATTCGCTCAATGTGGCAGTGGCAGTGGGTATTGCCGTGTTTGAGTTAGTGCGTGTATGGCGGCAGTACGAAGGGGAAAGTGCGCGATAG